One Syntrophorhabdaceae bacterium genomic region harbors:
- a CDS encoding (Fe-S)-binding protein, with protein MSPVSATYFGISGYVIFWVMFLITMGLFVPRMVFLYRLMRLGKPENRFDRMGERIKNMFLVVIPQWCTLKSVTAKDLAGIGHAVMFWGFSFFLLSYIVLIGFSEGLGLRSFIMGGAFETAFLSILDIAAVLVMLAMVWAAIRRYIVRPARLEISIEAGFIMFLVFILMALHLTIESFAFAAQGETSGLPPITTTIAGFLTGAGIAKDTLIAVSHGAWWLHYTVILVFTIYIPRSKHLHVLASAFNVLFRPLDRKVVLEPIPLEALEAMESEGSVDLGVSKLQDLKWKDILDTYACAKCGRCHVGCPAQASGKTLSPREFLRHIKDHLLEDGPQLLQTNGAQPGEGQGKNLIGDVVTEDEIWACTTCGACQEVCPVSIEHVRKLIQMRQNLVLAQNKMPESAQLMLRNMQTRGNPWAGAQSLRLRGDWTNDMGLKILGATDESVDTLFWVGCTGALIDRNVLATLSLVKVLKAAGVDFGVLGEAEPCCGDPARRAGYEFQFQISAEENIEIFRTYNIKKIITSCPHCYNALKNEYPLYGGDFFQVVHYTQVIADLLSEGKLKLASDANSLIAYHDPCYLSRYNEVYKEPRRIIESIPKTRLKEMERSKKTTFCCGGGGGHMWIEEQHGTTKINHVRMDEVIKTGADTVVTSCPYCLQMLEEGIEQKGVKDSLKAKDLIEVVEAAMKQS; from the coding sequence ATGTCGCCAGTTAGCGCGACCTATTTTGGCATATCAGGATATGTCATCTTCTGGGTCATGTTCCTCATCACCATGGGTTTATTTGTACCGAGGATGGTTTTTCTCTACCGCCTCATGCGCCTCGGCAAGCCGGAAAACCGCTTTGACAGAATGGGGGAGAGGATCAAGAACATGTTCTTAGTGGTTATCCCCCAGTGGTGCACTCTGAAAAGCGTTACCGCAAAGGACCTGGCCGGTATCGGCCATGCGGTCATGTTCTGGGGCTTCAGCTTTTTTCTTCTAAGCTATATCGTGCTTATCGGTTTTAGCGAGGGACTTGGCCTTCGCTCCTTTATCATGGGGGGCGCTTTCGAAACAGCGTTCTTATCGATTCTCGATATCGCGGCAGTTCTCGTTATGCTCGCGATGGTATGGGCGGCCATCAGGCGTTACATCGTCCGGCCCGCCAGGCTGGAAATAAGCATTGAAGCCGGTTTTATCATGTTCCTGGTCTTCATCCTTATGGCGCTCCATCTCACCATCGAGAGCTTTGCGTTCGCCGCTCAAGGCGAGACATCGGGCTTACCTCCCATAACGACTACCATAGCCGGCTTCCTCACGGGCGCGGGTATAGCTAAGGATACTTTGATCGCCGTATCCCACGGGGCATGGTGGCTTCATTACACGGTGATCCTCGTCTTCACCATATATATACCCAGGTCCAAGCATCTCCATGTGCTTGCCTCCGCATTTAATGTTCTGTTCCGGCCGCTCGACCGCAAGGTTGTGCTTGAGCCCATTCCTCTCGAAGCCCTTGAGGCCATGGAAAGCGAAGGGTCCGTGGATCTCGGCGTATCAAAGCTCCAGGACCTGAAATGGAAGGATATTCTCGATACGTATGCATGCGCGAAATGCGGCCGGTGCCACGTGGGCTGCCCCGCGCAGGCAAGCGGCAAGACCCTGTCGCCGAGGGAGTTTCTCCGGCACATCAAAGACCATTTGCTTGAGGACGGGCCTCAGCTACTTCAGACCAATGGAGCACAACCCGGGGAGGGTCAGGGCAAGAATCTCATCGGCGATGTGGTAACCGAGGACGAAATCTGGGCCTGCACCACCTGCGGCGCCTGCCAGGAGGTATGTCCGGTAAGCATCGAGCACGTGCGCAAGCTTATCCAGATGAGACAAAATCTCGTGCTTGCCCAGAACAAGATGCCCGAGAGCGCCCAGCTCATGTTAAGAAACATGCAAACCAGAGGCAATCCCTGGGCCGGCGCCCAGTCGCTGAGATTACGAGGAGATTGGACGAATGACATGGGGTTGAAGATACTCGGCGCAACTGACGAAAGCGTGGACACCCTGTTCTGGGTGGGTTGCACAGGGGCACTAATTGACCGTAACGTGCTCGCCACCCTGTCGCTCGTCAAGGTGCTCAAAGCAGCCGGCGTCGATTTCGGCGTGTTGGGTGAGGCGGAACCGTGCTGCGGCGATCCCGCGCGGAGAGCGGGCTACGAGTTCCAGTTCCAGATCTCGGCAGAGGAAAACATTGAGATATTCAGGACCTACAATATCAAAAAGATCATCACCTCCTGTCCCCACTGTTACAACGCCTTAAAGAACGAGTACCCTCTCTACGGCGGCGATTTTTTCCAGGTGGTCCACTATACGCAGGTTATAGCCGACCTACTGAGCGAGGGTAAACTGAAACTGGCGAGCGACGCTAATTCCCTCATTGCCTACCACGATCCCTGCTATTTGAGCCGTTATAATGAAGTGTATAAGGAACCCCGCCGGATCATTGAGAGTATCCCGAAGACAAGGTTAAAGGAGATGGAACGCTCGAAAAAGACGACCTTCTGCTGCGGCGGCGGAGGCGGACACATGTGGATAGAAGAACAGCACGGCACCACAAAAATCAACCATGTGCGTATGGACGAAGTCATCAAAACCGGAGCCGATACGGTGGTGACCTCATGTCCTTACTGTCTGCAAATGCTTGAAGAGGGCATCGAACAAAAAGGTGTTAAGGACTCGTTGAAGGCAAAAGATCTCATCGAAGTTGTTGAAGCAGCTATGAAACAATCTTAA